One Kitasatospora sp. NBC_01266 genomic window carries:
- a CDS encoding type II toxin-antitoxin system VapC family toxin: protein MIVVDASTLVLALADQGGRGVAARAALAADPEWAAPEHLLIEVMQSLRGRYLAKENTAEQVAAVAAELPRITFRKVELAPLLGRIWELKDNLTPDDAAYVAVAELLGAPLVTADLRLTRASGPRCEIRAVRATGGEGGDGGASGDGGDGGDGGAATG, encoded by the coding sequence ATGATCGTCGTCGATGCCTCCACGCTGGTACTCGCACTCGCGGACCAGGGCGGGCGCGGAGTGGCGGCCCGGGCCGCGCTCGCGGCCGACCCGGAGTGGGCCGCGCCCGAGCATCTGCTGATCGAGGTGATGCAGTCGCTGCGGGGGCGCTACCTGGCCAAGGAGAACACCGCCGAGCAGGTCGCGGCGGTGGCCGCCGAGCTGCCCCGGATCACGTTCCGCAAGGTGGAGCTGGCTCCCCTGCTCGGCCGGATCTGGGAACTGAAGGACAACCTGACCCCCGACGATGCCGCCTACGTGGCCGTGGCCGAGTTGCTCGGTGCGCCACTGGTCACCGCAGACCTTCGCCTCACCCGGGCCAGCGGGCCGCGGTGCGAGATCCGCGCGGTCCGCGCGACCGGCGGGGAGGGTGGGGACGGCGGGGCCAGTGGGGACGGCGGGGACGGCGGGGACGGCGGGGCCGCGACCGGCTGA
- the argF gene encoding ornithine carbamoyltransferase, whose translation MALNLRNRHFLKELDFTAQEFHFLIELAARLKAAKYAGTEQPRLRGKSIALIFEKTSTRTRCAFEVAAADQGASTVYLDPAGSQIGHKESVKDTARVLGRMFDGIEYRGHGQALVEELAAHAGVPVWNGLTDEWHPTQMLADLLTIQEHCRKPLTEVTLAYLGDARSNMGNSLLVTGALLGMDVRIVAPERLWPGEEVRKAAERLAAVSGARITLTDEVAAGVAGADFLYTDVWVSMGEPKEVWAERIELLKPYQVSMDTVRATGNPQVKFLHCLPAFHDLGTELGRQLFEATGMAELECTDELFESTHSIVFDQAENRLHSIKAVLVATLGS comes from the coding sequence ATGGCCTTGAACCTCAGGAATCGGCACTTCCTCAAGGAGCTCGACTTCACGGCTCAGGAGTTCCACTTCCTGATCGAGCTCGCCGCCCGGCTCAAGGCCGCCAAGTACGCCGGAACCGAGCAGCCCCGGCTGCGCGGCAAGAGCATCGCGCTGATCTTCGAGAAGACCTCGACCCGGACCCGCTGTGCCTTCGAGGTCGCCGCCGCCGATCAGGGCGCCTCCACCGTCTACCTGGATCCGGCCGGTTCGCAGATCGGCCACAAGGAGTCGGTCAAGGACACCGCGCGGGTGCTCGGCCGGATGTTCGACGGCATCGAGTACCGGGGCCACGGCCAGGCGCTGGTCGAGGAGCTTGCCGCCCATGCCGGGGTGCCGGTCTGGAACGGTCTGACCGACGAGTGGCACCCCACCCAGATGCTGGCCGACCTGCTCACGATCCAGGAGCACTGCCGCAAGCCGCTGACCGAGGTGACCCTCGCCTACCTCGGCGACGCCCGCTCCAACATGGGCAACTCGCTGCTGGTCACCGGCGCCCTGCTCGGTATGGACGTCCGGATCGTCGCCCCCGAGCGGCTGTGGCCGGGCGAGGAGGTCCGCAAGGCCGCCGAGCGGCTCGCGGCGGTGAGCGGTGCGCGGATCACCCTCACCGACGAGGTGGCAGCGGGTGTGGCCGGGGCCGACTTCCTCTACACCGACGTGTGGGTGTCGATGGGCGAGCCCAAGGAGGTCTGGGCCGAGCGGATCGAGTTGCTGAAGCCCTACCAGGTCTCGATGGACACCGTGCGGGCCACCGGCAATCCGCAGGTCAAGTTCCTGCACTGCCTGCCGGCCTTCCACGACCTGGGCACCGAGCTCGGTCGGCAGCTGTTCGAGGCCACCGGCATGGCCGAGCTGGAGTGCACCGACGAGCTCTTCGAGTCCACCCACTCCATCGTCTTCGACCAGGCCGAGAACCGCCTGCACTCGATCAAGGCCGTGCTGGTCGCCACCCTCGGCAGCTGA
- a CDS encoding polynucleotide kinase-phosphatase encodes MTDQTPTDRTPTDRTPADQTSHASAATAVPRRLPVTDLSLVVLVGTSGSGKSSFAREHFAPTQVISSDYCRGLVSDDENDQSASADAFELLHYIVGKRLAAGRLTVVDATNVQPAARKQLVALARAHDVLPIAIVLDVPPGVCAERNRSRPDRAFGAHVIPRQHRELRRSLNGLEREGFRKVHHLRGVAEVEAAEIVLEKRWNDLRDRTGPFDLIGDIHGCRAELETLLTQLGYHLSRDDQGRAVDAAHPEGRTAVFVGDLVDRGPDTPGVLRLVMGMVAAGHALCVPGNHENKLGRALSGRQVTVAHGLRESLDQLATEPEEFRTEVRAFMRDLVSHYLLDGGNLVVCHAGLPERYHGRNSGRVRSHALYGDTTGETDEFGLPVRYPWAEEYRGKALVVYGHTPVPVASFLNNTICLDTGCVFGGSLTALRYPERELVSVPAEQEWYAPVRPMISDAPGAREGRPLDLADVAGRRVVETSLAGRVSVREENAAAALEVMSRFALDPRLLAYLPPTMAPSATSRREGYLEHPEEAFFAYRADGVRQVICEEKHMGSRAVLLVARDPQALERRFGLAGPGAIWTRTGRAFLGDPELTGALLERVRVAAERAGLFTELATDWLLLDTELLPWSLKALDLLRRQYAAVGAAARSALPEVLAALERAAAQGIEGLSELTERHRRRAADAEAFSAAYRRYCWPTEGLAGVRLAPFQVLAAEGANLAVRPHDEHLAWLDRLVAADEEWVKEVAEAGGEQQPEPLLRATGRLLVDTEDEASIAAGIAWWEELTGSGGEGMVVKPLASLVRGAAGEGRPGGLVQPGLKVRGREYLRLIYGPDYTEHLGALRQRSLGHKRSLALREYALGLEALDRLAGGEPLWRVHEPVFAVLALESEPVDPRL; translated from the coding sequence ATGACCGACCAGACGCCCACCGACCGGACGCCCACCGACCGGACGCCCGCCGACCAGACGTCGCACGCGAGCGCCGCGACCGCTGTGCCCCGACGACTGCCGGTCACCGATCTTTCCCTCGTGGTGCTGGTCGGCACCAGCGGCTCGGGCAAGTCCAGCTTCGCCCGCGAGCACTTCGCGCCCACCCAGGTGATCTCCTCCGACTACTGCCGTGGCCTGGTCTCGGACGACGAGAACGACCAGTCCGCCTCCGCCGATGCCTTCGAGCTGCTCCACTACATCGTCGGCAAGCGGCTGGCGGCCGGGCGGCTCACCGTGGTCGACGCGACCAATGTGCAGCCCGCCGCGCGCAAGCAGCTGGTCGCGCTCGCCCGGGCCCACGACGTGCTGCCGATCGCGATCGTGCTGGACGTCCCGCCCGGAGTCTGCGCCGAGCGTAACCGCAGCCGGCCCGATCGCGCGTTCGGCGCGCATGTGATCCCGCGTCAGCACCGTGAGCTGCGCCGTTCGCTGAACGGCCTGGAGCGTGAGGGCTTCCGCAAGGTCCACCACCTGCGCGGGGTGGCCGAGGTGGAAGCCGCCGAGATCGTCCTGGAGAAGCGCTGGAACGACCTGCGTGACCGCACCGGCCCGTTCGACCTGATCGGTGACATCCACGGCTGCCGGGCCGAGCTGGAGACCCTGCTCACCCAGCTCGGCTATCACCTCAGCCGTGACGACCAGGGCCGCGCGGTGGACGCGGCTCACCCCGAGGGCCGCACCGCCGTCTTCGTCGGTGACCTGGTCGACCGTGGCCCGGACACCCCGGGCGTGCTGCGCCTGGTGATGGGCATGGTCGCGGCCGGACACGCGCTCTGCGTGCCCGGCAACCACGAGAACAAGCTGGGACGCGCGTTGAGCGGCCGTCAGGTCACCGTCGCGCACGGGCTGCGGGAGTCGCTGGACCAGCTGGCCACCGAGCCGGAGGAGTTCCGCACCGAGGTCCGGGCCTTCATGCGGGACCTGGTCAGCCACTACCTGCTGGACGGCGGCAACCTGGTGGTCTGCCACGCGGGCCTGCCGGAGCGCTACCACGGCCGCAACTCGGGCCGGGTGCGTTCGCACGCCCTCTACGGGGACACCACCGGCGAGACCGACGAGTTCGGGCTCCCGGTCCGCTACCCGTGGGCCGAGGAGTACCGGGGCAAGGCGCTGGTGGTCTACGGTCACACACCGGTGCCGGTGGCGAGCTTCCTCAACAACACCATCTGCCTGGACACCGGCTGCGTCTTCGGCGGCAGCCTGACCGCGCTGCGCTACCCGGAGCGCGAGTTGGTGAGTGTCCCGGCCGAGCAGGAGTGGTACGCGCCGGTCCGGCCGATGATCAGCGATGCCCCGGGCGCCCGGGAGGGTCGCCCGCTGGACCTCGCCGACGTGGCCGGTCGCCGGGTGGTGGAGACCTCGCTGGCCGGACGGGTCTCGGTCCGCGAGGAGAACGCGGCGGCCGCGCTGGAGGTGATGAGCCGCTTCGCACTCGATCCACGACTGCTCGCCTACCTGCCGCCGACCATGGCCCCGAGTGCCACCTCTCGGCGTGAGGGCTACCTGGAGCACCCCGAGGAGGCGTTCTTCGCCTACCGTGCCGACGGTGTGCGGCAGGTGATCTGCGAGGAGAAGCACATGGGCTCCCGGGCCGTGCTGCTGGTGGCTCGTGATCCGCAGGCGCTGGAACGGCGGTTCGGCCTGGCCGGCCCGGGGGCGATCTGGACCAGGACCGGACGCGCCTTCCTCGGCGATCCGGAGCTGACCGGGGCGCTGCTCGAGCGGGTGCGGGTCGCCGCCGAGCGGGCCGGGCTCTTCACCGAGCTGGCCACCGACTGGCTGCTGCTGGACACCGAGTTGCTGCCCTGGTCGCTCAAGGCGCTCGATCTGCTGCGCCGTCAGTACGCGGCGGTGGGGGCGGCGGCCCGCTCCGCGCTGCCCGAGGTGCTCGCGGCGCTGGAGCGGGCCGCTGCCCAGGGGATCGAGGGCCTGAGCGAGCTGACCGAGCGCCACCGCCGCCGGGCGGCCGATGCCGAGGCCTTCAGCGCGGCCTACCGCCGCTACTGCTGGCCCACCGAGGGGCTGGCCGGAGTCCGGCTGGCGCCGTTCCAGGTGCTGGCGGCCGAGGGGGCCAACCTCGCGGTGCGCCCGCATGACGAACACCTCGCCTGGCTGGACCGCCTGGTCGCGGCCGACGAGGAGTGGGTGAAGGAGGTCGCCGAGGCAGGCGGCGAGCAGCAGCCGGAGCCGCTGCTGCGGGCCACCGGGCGCCTGCTGGTCGATACCGAGGACGAGGCCTCGATCGCCGCCGGCATCGCCTGGTGGGAGGAGCTGACCGGGTCCGGCGGGGAGGGCATGGTGGTCAAGCCGCTCGCCTCACTGGTGCGGGGCGCAGCGGGGGAGGGGCGACCCGGCGGGCTGGTGCAGCCCGGCCTGAAGGTCCGCGGCCGGGAGTACCTGCGGCTGATCTACGGTCCTGACTACACCGAGCACCTCGGTGCGCTGCGCCAGCGTTCGCTCGGGCACAAGCGCTCGCTCGCGCTGCGCGAGTACGCGCTGGGCCTGGAAGCGCTGGACCGGCTGGCCGGCGGCGAGCCGCTCTGGCGGGTGCACGAGCCGGTGTTCGCGGTGCTGGCACTGGAGTCGGAGCCGGTGGACCCGCGCCTGTAG
- a CDS encoding 3' terminal RNA ribose 2'-O-methyltransferase Hen1, which yields MFISISTTGTAEHPATDLGFLLHKHPGKAQRFSTSHGEAHVFYPEASERRCTAALLLDVDPISLVRRSRGKGRPGSPSATSGAAALSQYVNDRPYAASSLLAVALRTVFRTAMKGVCEQRPGLAERPRSLTVRLPAVAVGGGESRRQEPESDELPLVERLFGPLGWQVTASAIPLDESFPAWGDSRYQRLELTGTLLLSDALQQLYVLLPVLDGAKHYWVAPDEVDKLLDAGEGWLADHPDRALITRRYLHRRWSLANEALRRLELARLAEADDSEAEELDNAVVLEPEGAAPGLPQMVEAPEAPEAPEAAPRAEPSAADDPRPVPLARQRREAIVALLAEVGAARVLDLGCGQGELIGALLKEKRITEVLGVDVSTSALAAAARKLRLERLSERQAARVRLVQGALTYTDARLKGYDAAVLSEVIEHLDLPRLPALEHAVFGAARPAAVIVTTPNVEYNVRWATLPAGHHRHADHRFEWDRAEFRRWAERVAANYGYSVDFRPVGPDDPEVGPPTQLALFRRGVEPAGTTAERSASR from the coding sequence GTGTTCATTTCGATCTCCACCACCGGAACTGCCGAGCACCCGGCCACCGACCTGGGCTTCCTGCTGCACAAGCACCCCGGGAAGGCACAGCGCTTCAGCACCTCGCACGGCGAAGCACACGTCTTCTATCCCGAGGCGAGCGAGCGGCGGTGCACGGCCGCGCTGCTGCTGGATGTCGACCCGATCTCGCTGGTCCGGCGGAGCAGGGGCAAGGGGCGGCCCGGTTCCCCGAGCGCGACCAGCGGAGCCGCTGCCCTCTCGCAGTACGTCAACGACCGCCCGTACGCGGCCTCCTCGTTGCTCGCGGTGGCGCTGCGCACGGTGTTCCGGACAGCGATGAAGGGCGTCTGCGAGCAGCGGCCGGGGTTGGCCGAGCGCCCGCGGTCGCTGACCGTGCGGCTGCCCGCAGTCGCGGTGGGCGGCGGCGAGAGCCGCCGGCAGGAGCCGGAGTCCGACGAACTGCCGCTGGTCGAGCGGCTCTTCGGACCGCTCGGCTGGCAGGTCACCGCCTCGGCGATCCCGCTGGACGAGTCCTTTCCGGCCTGGGGCGACTCGCGCTACCAGCGTCTGGAGCTCACCGGCACCCTGCTGCTGTCCGACGCGCTCCAGCAGCTCTATGTGCTGTTGCCGGTGCTGGACGGTGCCAAGCACTACTGGGTGGCGCCGGACGAGGTCGACAAGTTGCTCGACGCGGGAGAGGGGTGGCTCGCGGACCATCCCGACCGGGCCCTGATCACCCGCCGCTACCTGCACCGCCGCTGGTCCCTGGCGAACGAGGCGCTGCGTCGGCTGGAGCTGGCCCGGCTCGCCGAGGCCGACGACAGTGAGGCCGAGGAACTGGACAACGCGGTCGTCCTGGAGCCGGAGGGCGCGGCCCCCGGGCTGCCGCAGATGGTTGAGGCACCTGAGGCACCTGAGGCACCTGAGGCAGCGCCGCGCGCCGAACCGTCGGCCGCCGATGACCCCAGGCCCGTCCCGCTCGCGCGGCAGCGCCGTGAGGCGATCGTCGCACTGCTGGCCGAGGTGGGCGCCGCCCGGGTGCTCGACCTCGGTTGCGGCCAGGGCGAGCTGATCGGTGCCCTGCTCAAGGAGAAGCGGATCACCGAGGTCCTCGGCGTCGACGTCTCCACCAGCGCGCTGGCGGCCGCTGCCCGCAAGCTGCGGCTGGAGCGGTTGTCGGAGCGTCAGGCAGCCCGGGTGCGGCTGGTGCAGGGGGCGCTGACCTACACCGACGCCCGGCTCAAGGGCTATGACGCGGCGGTGCTCTCGGAGGTGATCGAGCACCTGGACCTGCCCAGGCTCCCGGCGCTCGAGCATGCGGTGTTCGGTGCCGCTCGACCGGCGGCCGTGATCGTCACCACGCCCAACGTCGAGTACAACGTGCGGTGGGCGACCCTCCCGGCGGGTCACCACCGGCACGCCGACCACCGTTTCGAGTGGGACCGAGCCGAGTTCCGCCGCTGGGCCGAGCGAGTGGCGGCGAACTACGGATACAGCGTCGACTTCCGCCCGGTCGGCCCGGACGACCCCGAGGTCGGCCCGCCCACCCAGCTTGCCCTGTTCCGCCGCGGCGTCGAACCCGCCGGCACCACCGCCGAGAGGAGTGCATCCCGATGA
- the dapD gene encoding 2,3,4,5-tetrahydropyridine-2,6-dicarboxylate N-succinyltransferase, whose amino-acid sequence MTAETTSVPARGAIAAGLATIAADGTVLDTWFPAPALTDQPGPSGTVRLTAEQAEAELGAGSAAALRVDARRGVEVVAVRTTIGSLDEKPLDAHDVYLRLHLLSHRLVQPHGQSLDGIFGLLANVAWTSIGPVPVELVEQARLAVRAEGGQLAVYGIDKFPRMTDYVAPSGVRIAHADRVRLGAHLAAGTTVMHEGFVNFNAGTLGTSMVEGRISAGVVVGDHSDIGGGASIMGTLSGGGKQTVSVGERCLLGANAGIGISLGSDCVVEAGLYVTAGTRVTLPDGTVAKAVELSGQDNLLFRRNSQSGAVEVISRSGSWGGLNADLHAHN is encoded by the coding sequence GTGACTGCTGAAACGACCTCCGTTCCCGCCCGTGGTGCCATCGCTGCCGGTCTGGCGACCATCGCCGCCGACGGCACCGTTCTCGACACCTGGTTCCCCGCCCCCGCGCTGACCGACCAGCCGGGCCCCTCCGGCACCGTCCGGCTGACCGCCGAGCAGGCCGAGGCCGAGCTCGGCGCCGGTTCCGCCGCCGCGCTGCGCGTCGACGCCCGGCGTGGGGTCGAGGTCGTCGCCGTGCGCACCACGATCGGCTCGCTCGACGAGAAGCCGCTGGACGCGCACGATGTCTACCTGCGCCTGCACCTGCTGAGCCACCGGCTGGTCCAGCCGCACGGGCAGAGCCTCGACGGCATTTTCGGCCTGCTGGCGAACGTGGCCTGGACCAGCATCGGCCCCGTCCCGGTGGAGCTGGTCGAGCAGGCCAGGCTCGCGGTGCGCGCCGAGGGCGGCCAGCTGGCCGTCTACGGGATCGACAAGTTCCCGCGGATGACCGACTACGTCGCGCCGAGCGGCGTGCGGATCGCGCACGCGGACCGGGTGCGCCTGGGCGCCCACCTGGCCGCCGGCACCACGGTGATGCACGAGGGCTTCGTCAACTTCAACGCGGGCACGCTCGGCACCTCCATGGTGGAGGGCCGGATCAGCGCCGGTGTGGTGGTCGGCGACCACAGCGACATCGGCGGTGGCGCCTCGATCATGGGGACCCTCTCGGGCGGCGGCAAGCAGACCGTCTCGGTGGGCGAGCGCTGCCTGCTGGGTGCCAACGCGGGCATCGGCATCTCGCTGGGCAGCGACTGCGTGGTGGAGGCCGGCCTCTACGTGACCGCCGGCACCCGGGTCACCCTGCCGGACGGCACGGTCGCCAAGGCGGTCGAGCTCTCCGGTCAGGACAACCTGCTGTTCCGTCGGAACTCGCAGTCCGGCGCGGTCGAGGTGATCTCCCGGTCCGGTTCGTGGGGCGGCCTGAACGCCGATCTGCACGCGCACAACTGA
- a CDS encoding DUF6099 family protein: MDALRLIKTTRHALAEARTVSDVLCETWQTASLIAVLAERLSGHPAEEVATVARLLSRAGGHAVGLLEAVADPPDGSDCAAARRADRLSRIGELGPVLEQLRLLLAEVAEALVAIADSTDSAAQGVYWLAIDGLDASGECRALVIELLRTLRCRAVVEPLEEPDADSADCGPGGDGWGVKRGPAGRGAPVGSGAEPMPWSIGGRPGGPSGRLPVPAITDDPTDELSVEVDPAAEATGAERPEAVPTDGDPAEDDPVEDELRLVITLTPPGQRYQAVALPLSAAPERSAARAPDASSPPRGSPSLSSMTDSEPRAGPRSAPRPARSARSALTEASSSCIWSSRLLAGFCGGATGASYLGSDMRGTLQLGSAM; this comes from the coding sequence ATGGACGCACTGCGTTTGATCAAGACCACCCGCCACGCGCTGGCCGAGGCCCGCACGGTGTCGGATGTGCTCTGCGAGACCTGGCAGACGGCCTCGCTCATCGCGGTGCTGGCCGAGCGCCTGAGCGGTCATCCGGCCGAGGAGGTGGCCACGGTCGCGAGGCTGCTCAGCCGGGCCGGCGGCCACGCCGTGGGGCTGCTGGAAGCAGTCGCCGACCCGCCGGACGGCAGCGACTGCGCGGCGGCCAGGCGGGCCGACCGGTTGAGTCGGATCGGCGAGCTCGGGCCGGTGCTGGAGCAGCTTCGGCTGCTGCTCGCCGAGGTCGCCGAGGCACTGGTCGCCATCGCGGACTCCACTGATTCGGCGGCGCAGGGGGTCTACTGGCTGGCCATTGACGGGCTTGACGCCAGTGGCGAGTGCCGCGCGCTGGTGATCGAGTTGCTCCGGACACTGCGGTGCCGCGCTGTGGTGGAGCCGCTGGAGGAGCCGGACGCCGATTCGGCCGACTGCGGACCGGGGGGAGACGGCTGGGGGGTGAAGCGGGGTCCGGCCGGTCGGGGTGCACCGGTCGGCTCCGGGGCCGAGCCGATGCCTTGGTCGATCGGTGGGCGGCCTGGCGGGCCGTCGGGTCGATTGCCGGTCCCGGCGATTACCGACGATCCGACTGATGAGCTGTCGGTGGAGGTGGATCCCGCCGCCGAGGCGACCGGCGCTGAGCGGCCGGAGGCCGTGCCGACCGACGGCGATCCCGCTGAGGATGATCCCGTCGAGGACGAGCTGCGGTTGGTGATCACCCTCACCCCGCCCGGGCAGCGTTACCAGGCGGTGGCGCTGCCGCTCTCGGCGGCACCGGAGCGGTCCGCTGCCAGGGCGCCGGATGCCTCCAGTCCACCGCGCGGTTCTCCGTCGCTCTCATCCATGACCGACTCCGAGCCGCGGGCCGGGCCGAGGTCGGCGCCCAGACCGGCCAGGTCAGCCAGGTCGGCGTTGACCGAGGCGAGCAGCTCCTGCATCTGGTCCAGCAGGCTCTTGGCCGGGTTCTGCGGCGGGGCGACGGGCGCCTCGTACCTGGGCTCGGACATGAGGGGGACCCTCCAGCTCGGGAGTGCGATGTGA
- a CDS encoding nucleotide pyrophosphohydrolase, giving the protein MNKNAAPHPAGRPDQPDRSVVPPTLGELAERLGDFAAARRWQPFHTPKNLAAALTVEAGELLEIFQWLTPEQAAAVMDDPQSAHRVRDEVADVLAYLLQFCTAVGVDPLVALDEKIERNEQRFPAAPAD; this is encoded by the coding sequence ATGAACAAGAACGCAGCTCCGCACCCCGCTGGACGGCCCGACCAGCCCGATCGGTCCGTCGTGCCGCCCACACTCGGTGAACTCGCCGAGCGGTTGGGCGACTTCGCGGCGGCGCGCCGTTGGCAGCCGTTCCACACGCCGAAGAACCTGGCGGCGGCGCTCACCGTTGAGGCGGGTGAGCTGTTGGAGATCTTCCAGTGGCTCACCCCCGAGCAGGCCGCTGCGGTGATGGACGATCCGCAGAGCGCGCACCGGGTCCGCGACGAGGTGGCGGATGTGCTCGCGTACCTGCTGCAGTTCTGCACGGCTGTCGGGGTCGATCCGCTGGTGGCGCTGGACGAGAAGATCGAACGAAACGAGCAGCGGTTCCCTGCCGCGCCCGCGGACTGA
- a CDS encoding AAA family ATPase, which yields MTSSVASSVTNSATSEVVPRSTPTPSALPGAEPRPALRPTVEELRLTSFKSYRRAGLSLSPLTVLHGPSGVGKSNALDALAVLSRLALGEEIGPSLDGIGGLAGPLAAPVRGGLLGCVPHGRNAIILGCTVHSCDGPIRLELVIRTDGRVRVAREWLACDGQTLVETGEQDVAGGRVNVSWHNDTRQGDIRAPFPSGSLITTQIPLRVAGSSPGERKVLAATEQLLTALREVFPVHPVPALMRGWVRPDPQVRLLPTAANVSAVLARLQGECTRRYGRLLKAVQAAAPHPLLGLDVARRGTQERVLAVFDEGVLGRTGADQASDGMLRLLAFAAVLLTGAGVLDVDPAAEVPWARRQLTVLAEDLGAGLGAEQTASLLRLAKEMCDKDNLRLLAAVQDPTAAQLVDGIDLVECRRDPTSGHSVLKSAARVPPQLAGATAGGASDAVDLGR from the coding sequence GTGACCAGCTCTGTAGCCAGCTCTGTGACCAACTCAGCGACCAGCGAAGTCGTTCCACGCTCCACCCCAACCCCGTCGGCCCTGCCCGGTGCGGAGCCCCGTCCGGCGCTCCGGCCGACCGTCGAGGAACTGCGCCTCACGTCGTTCAAGTCCTACCGTCGCGCCGGCCTTTCGCTCTCGCCGCTCACCGTGCTGCACGGCCCCTCGGGGGTCGGCAAGTCGAATGCGCTGGACGCCCTCGCCGTGCTCTCCCGGCTCGCGCTCGGCGAGGAGATCGGGCCCTCGCTGGACGGCATCGGGGGCTTGGCCGGTCCGCTGGCGGCCCCGGTGCGCGGTGGGCTGCTGGGCTGCGTCCCGCACGGGCGCAACGCGATCATCCTGGGCTGCACGGTCCACTCCTGTGACGGGCCGATCCGGCTGGAGCTGGTGATCCGCACCGACGGACGGGTCCGGGTGGCCCGCGAGTGGCTCGCCTGCGACGGGCAGACCCTGGTGGAGACCGGCGAGCAGGACGTCGCGGGCGGCCGCGTCAACGTCAGCTGGCACAACGACACCCGGCAGGGCGACATCCGCGCCCCTTTCCCGAGCGGCAGCCTGATCACCACGCAGATCCCGTTGCGGGTGGCCGGTTCCTCGCCGGGTGAGCGCAAGGTGCTGGCCGCCACCGAGCAGCTACTCACCGCGCTGCGCGAGGTGTTCCCGGTGCATCCGGTCCCGGCGCTGATGCGCGGCTGGGTCCGGCCAGACCCGCAGGTCCGGCTGCTGCCCACCGCCGCCAACGTCTCCGCCGTGCTGGCCCGCCTCCAGGGCGAGTGCACCCGCCGGTACGGTCGCCTGCTCAAGGCGGTGCAGGCCGCCGCGCCGCACCCGCTGCTGGGCCTGGACGTGGCGCGGCGCGGCACTCAGGAGCGGGTGCTCGCGGTCTTCGACGAAGGGGTGCTCGGGCGCACCGGCGCCGATCAGGCCTCGGACGGGATGCTGCGGCTGCTCGCGTTCGCCGCCGTGCTGCTGACCGGGGCCGGGGTCCTGGACGTCGACCCCGCAGCCGAGGTGCCGTGGGCCCGCCGGCAGCTGACCGTGCTCGCCGAGGACCTGGGCGCGGGCCTGGGCGCCGAGCAGACCGCCTCGCTGCTTCGACTGGCCAAGGAGATGTGCGACAAGGACAACCTGCGGCTGCTGGCCGCGGTGCAGGATCCGACCGCCGCTCAACTGGTCGACGGGATCGACCTGGTGGAGTGCCGACGGGACCCGACGAGCGGGCACAGCGTGCTGAAGTCCGCGGCCCGGGTGCCACCCCAGCTGGCCGGCGCGACGGCGGGTGGCGCGAGCGATGCGGTAGACCTGGGAAGATGA
- a CDS encoding putative RNA methyltransferase translates to MLRDIERYLTCPHCALGLAFDATGRALRCPGGHAFDLAKQGYVSLLPGDAHTGTGDTAEMVAARADFLAAGHYQPIAAALAEAAGDAAAGVDGLVVDLGAGTGYYLAQVLDALPGSVGAALDISKFALRRAARAHPRAGAVVCDAWRPLPLADGCAELLLNVFAPRNGAEIRRVLRPGGSLLLVSPTSRHLRELVDTLGLLSVDEEKERRIDEKLSPWLSPVAAREVEFELRLSHRDAAAVVGMGPNAWHTDPGRIARALAALPEPVAVTGSVRVAVYRRVARAGD, encoded by the coding sequence GTGCTCCGGGACATCGAGCGGTACCTGACCTGCCCCCACTGCGCCCTCGGCCTCGCCTTCGACGCGACCGGGCGCGCGCTGCGCTGCCCCGGCGGCCATGCCTTCGACCTTGCCAAGCAGGGCTACGTCAGCCTGCTGCCCGGGGACGCGCACACCGGCACCGGTGACACGGCCGAGATGGTGGCGGCCCGTGCCGACTTCCTCGCCGCCGGGCACTACCAGCCGATCGCCGCGGCGCTCGCCGAGGCGGCGGGTGACGCGGCGGCCGGCGTTGACGGCTTGGTCGTCGACCTCGGGGCCGGCACCGGCTACTACCTGGCCCAGGTCCTCGACGCGCTGCCCGGCTCGGTGGGCGCGGCGCTGGACATCTCCAAGTTCGCGCTGCGCCGGGCGGCCAGGGCGCACCCGCGCGCCGGCGCCGTGGTCTGCGACGCCTGGCGACCGCTGCCGCTGGCCGACGGCTGCGCCGAGCTGCTGCTCAACGTCTTCGCCCCGCGCAACGGTGCCGAGATCCGCCGGGTGCTGCGCCCCGGCGGCAGCCTGCTGCTGGTCTCGCCCACCTCGCGCCATCTGCGCGAACTGGTCGACACGTTGGGTCTGCTCTCGGTCGACGAGGAGAAGGAACGGCGGATCGACGAGAAGCTCAGCCCCTGGCTCAGCCCGGTCGCGGCGCGTGAGGTGGAGTTCGAGTTGCGGCTGTCCCACCGGGACGCGGCGGCCGTGGTCGGGATGGGCCCGAACGCCTGGCACACCGACCCGGGCCGGATCGCGCGGGCGCTCGCCGCGCTGCCCGAACCGGTGGCGGTCACCGGGTCGGTGCGGGTCGCGGTCTACCGGCGGGTGGCGCGGGCGGGGGACTGA